Proteins encoded in a region of the Dehalococcoidia bacterium genome:
- a CDS encoding N-acyl homoserine lactonase family protein, whose translation MGTTLRGLNLGYMGMDMGVMVYPHANYALMAGGQRAGALTWYQCPAQSYIIDHPDGRILWETGISTNWKAEWLPGWQYLVDLSAITPEMCLEARLKSVGMAPEDFKYVIQGHLHTDHAGGLRLFEDAGATIVCHEDEYKFVRGIETADAFFVRADWDFLGYKAPVTTYGDQQILKGVWLISLPGHTPGTMGLLMKLDHTGWVLLTSDALYTHDSYGPPATGSPIVWNAELWARSVARLRRIATEHDAFVFPGHDETGIQHEKGTTSFKRIEYLPGHAYE comes from the coding sequence ATGGGCACGACGCTCAGGGGGCTGAATCTCGGCTACATGGGCATGGACATGGGCGTGATGGTCTATCCGCACGCCAACTACGCGCTGATGGCCGGCGGCCAGCGCGCGGGCGCGCTGACCTGGTACCAGTGTCCGGCGCAAAGCTACATCATCGACCACCCGGACGGCCGCATCCTCTGGGAGACCGGCATCTCGACCAACTGGAAGGCCGAGTGGCTGCCGGGCTGGCAGTACCTCGTCGATCTCAGCGCGATCACGCCGGAGATGTGCCTCGAAGCACGGCTCAAGTCGGTGGGCATGGCGCCGGAAGACTTCAAGTACGTGATCCAGGGCCACCTGCACACCGACCACGCCGGCGGCCTGCGCCTGTTCGAAGACGCGGGCGCCACGATCGTCTGCCACGAGGACGAGTACAAGTTCGTGCGCGGCATCGAGACGGCGGACGCCTTCTTCGTCCGCGCCGACTGGGACTTCCTCGGCTACAAGGCGCCCGTCACGACGTACGGCGACCAGCAGATCCTCAAGGGCGTCTGGTTGATCAGCCTGCCCGGCCACACCCCCGGCACGATGGGCCTGCTGATGAAGCTCGATCACACCGGCTGGGTGCTGCTCACCTCGGACGCGCTCTACACGCACGACAGCTACGGCCCGCCGGCCACGGGCTCGCCGATCGTCTGGAACGCTGAGCTGTGGGCGCGCTCCGTGGCGAGGCTGCGCCGCATCGCCACCGAGCACGACGCCTTCGTCTTCCCCGGTCACGACGAAACCGGCATTCAGCACGAAAAGGGCACGACTTCGTTCAAGAGGATCGAGTACCTGCCCGGCCACGCCTACGAGTAG